The nucleotide sequence AAGAGTTGTCGTTGAGAAAGTTTGATCGGATCAACATCGCAGTGGCTGCCAGTGCCGGGTTGTGCGGGGCCGCCTTTGCGTTCAGCCCCAGCGCGGCGGCGACGCCGTTGCGAACGGGCGGCCCCAGTTGTGTGGAACAGATGGCGGGGGTTGGAGCACCCGCGGCGGGTGCGGCGCCAGTGATGGCGCCGATCCTGCCCGGGCCCCCGGTAGCGGGGGCGGTGCCCGTCGCGGGCGGCCCATTGCTGCCGGTGCCCGCCGCCGGACCGGTACCAATCCCGGCGCCGGCACCCGCACCGGTGCCCGCGGGCGCGCCGGTACCGCTGCCAGCGGGCGCGCCGGTACCAGTGGCGGTTGGCGCCCCGGTGCCGGTAACCGCTCCGGGACCGGCCGCCGCACCACTACTGCTTCAGGCCGGGGGCAAAGGCGAGCCCACCGCCGTCGACCCGGCGCTGACGGCTGACCCAGTCGTCCTACCTGGTCCCCCGCCGGCACCGGCCCCTGCCCCACCGGCACCCACGGTGGTCACTGGTGCGACGTTAGCCGCGGCCACCCAACCGGTTGCGCCCTGCTGTAACCCCTGATCAGTTGCCGGGCGGAGCCGGCTCTTCGGGCTGGCCCGGCGGCCCCTCAACAGCGCGGGTGGGGATGGGATCGGCCGACTTGATGGTGCGGGCGGGGATGGGATCGGCCGACTTGACTTGCGAGGGAACCCCTTCCTTCACAATCACCGGGTCGCCGACATTGACCGTGTTGAAGTACCACTCGGCGTCGGCGGGGCTCAGGCTGATGCAGCCATGGCTGATGTTCTCCACCCCCATTGCTTGTGTCGCCCACGGAGCGGAATGCACATACAGGCCGCGGCCGGTGATGCGAACGGCGTAGTCCACCGTGAGCCGATAACCGTCAGGAGCATCCACGGGTATTCCGACGCTGCTCGAATCCATGATCACCGAACGGTCTTTCGACAAGACGGTGTAGGTGCCGACCGGCGTCGGATACTCCGATCTACCCATCGAGGCGGGAAGCACCCCATCTTCACCCCAATGGGGACGGTGGTGCGGGGCGGGTAACCGAGGCGGCGGTTCCGCGTCGACCCCATCGATAGTCACGGTGAAGGTGTGATTTGCGATGTCGGCAATACCGAGGACCTCCGGACCCGTCTTGAACTGCGAGGATACGCCGCCCACCGAGAGGGCCACGGTGCTGTGCGCCGGCCAGAATTGATCGGGAACCCACTGCACAACGTTGTTGTCGAGCCACTGGTACCTACCGGTCATCGCGGGCGCCGACTTCACCGCGATGGCGCGCTCGGCCGCATGCCGGTCGGCGACCGGCCCGCTGAACGTCACCACCACGGGGTGCGCAACACCCACCACCTCGCCCCGCGTGGGCCGAAGTGATGCAATCGATAAATTGCCCTGCGACCGGTTGATCCCCGCCAGACGTACGTCACCTGGCCCGGCGACCACTGCCGCAGCGATCCCGATCACCACTAGAACAGACCTAACAACTGCCCGCATCGCGTTTATCACCCTTTGAGATGACCAAATTGTCATTGTTGTTTCGACGATGTTAGGGGCGACATGGCAGACGGTGCGTAAGTACGCGCGACCTGAATGGTCAAGGCTTCGACAAGATTTGGTCACAGGTGGCCGATGTGACAAATGGTCTCACCGAAACTCATCACGATGAATTGAGCTGTAGCAACGCCGCAGGACCGCGCAATCCCGGGCCCGGAGCCAACCAACAAATCGCCTCGCCTCGCGACCCAGCGAGGCTTCGCCGCCGAGTTGTTCGGCGGGCCGGCGGCTCGGCAAATTGACGTTCCCGACGCCCGCCGGGTGGCGCGAGCGTGTAGAACGTCATTGTGCACCATGTGCAAGACACCGTGTCTACCCCGGACGGCAGCTGTCCGGTGAGCCTGTTCTTACCTGATGCCTGCGAACCGGTGCCGGGCGTCGTCATGTATCCCGATGTCGGCGGATTCCGGCCGACCTTTCAGGAGATGGCGGCGACCCTGGCCGGTTTCGGCTATGCGGTGTTGCTACCCGACATGTACTACCGCCATCGTGGCTACGCCCCATTCTCGTTGCCGTCGGCATTCACCGATCCAGGCGAGCGGGCACGGATGATGGCATTGGGAGACAGTTTGATTCCCGACATGATGGCCAGTGATGCCGATGCCTACTTCGACTACCTGAGTACGCGAGCAGAGGTGCGCGACAACGGGTTTGGTGTATGCGGATACTGCAGGGGCGGACGGATCTCGATGATCGTCGCCGGACGATGTCCGGATCGTGTCGCGGCAGTCGCGTCATTCCACGGAAGTCAATTGGCTGCCGACAATCCCAACAGTCCGCACCTGCTGGCCAGCCGGATGCGCGCGAAAGTGTATGTCGCCGCGGCAGACAACGATGAACTGTTCCCTCCGCAGCAGGCCGCAACCCTGCGCAGGGCCCTGACCGCGGCCGGAGTGGACCACACGATCGAAACCTATGGTGCTGAACACGGATTCGCCGTTGCGGACAACCCCGGCTACGACGCCGATGCGGCCCGCCGCCACTGGGATGCGTTGCGCGACTTCTTCGGTTCGACGCTAGGTGCCCAACCGGGCAACACCGGTTGAATTAGACCTAAGACGCCTAAGAC is from Mycobacterium marinum and encodes:
- a CDS encoding dienelactone hydrolase family protein, whose translation is MHHVQDTVSTPDGSCPVSLFLPDACEPVPGVVMYPDVGGFRPTFQEMAATLAGFGYAVLLPDMYYRHRGYAPFSLPSAFTDPGERARMMALGDSLIPDMMASDADAYFDYLSTRAEVRDNGFGVCGYCRGGRISMIVAGRCPDRVAAVASFHGSQLAADNPNSPHLLASRMRAKVYVAAADNDELFPPQQAATLRRALTAAGVDHTIETYGAEHGFAVADNPGYDADAARRHWDALRDFFGSTLGAQPGNTG